Sequence from the Salinicoccus sp. Bachu38 genome:
TGATTTGCCGTCCAGACGGTAGACGGCTGTGTAGACATTGCCCCTTCTGCCATCGAACATCGGTGCCATGACGCCCTCCCTGCCTGTGGAGGCTGCAATGACAGCCAAAGATGAAACAGAATAAAGGTCTATACTCAATGCATGAGCCAGTGTTTTGGCCACAGTGACACCAATCCGTACACCTGTGTAGGAACCCGGCCCCCGCGCCACAATGATCCGGTCGATATCTCCACGCTTGTATCCTGTCATTTCAAAAAGTTCATTGATATATACCATCAATGTAGCGGAATGGGTCTTCTTCACAGTGGTATTTATTTCTGCCAGGCAATATCCATCCTTATTGATGGCGATGGATAAAGGCCTGTTGGAAGTATCAATCAGAAGGGAAATCATTTTCAAGTGCCTCCAGTATTGTAGTGTATGCGGTACCCTTTGCAGAAAATTTGAAGCGCCGTTTTTCTTCGCCCAGTGTTTCTATATGAATGGACAAGTGCTCATCTGGCAGAAATTCTTCTATATATATTGGCCATTCCACAATCGATATATCATCTTCATTAAAATATTCATCGAACCCAAGATCTTCATCACTTTCTTCAAGACGGTAGCAGTCCATATGATGAACAGTACATTTCCCATCATAGCTTTTGATGATGTTGAAGGTGGGAGAACTCATTCTGCGTTTGACACCAAGAGCCCGGCCCAGAAATTGGGTGAATGTCGTCTTCCCGGCACCAAGGTCTCCAGAAAGCAGAATGACAGTACCCGGCCCTATATTCTTTTCCAAAGTACTTGCTAGTTTTTCAGTCTCGGACAGGCCGGTGACTTCAATACAGTATTCCATGATTCAACCATCCTCACTAGATTTATACTCCCATTATACAAAAAAAGAGACCTGTAAAGGTCTCAATGCGGCTCATCGCATCCATAATTTAATTATGTAATATATACTGCCCGGCGGCGTCCTACTCTCACGGGACGTCAGTCCAACTACCATCGGCGCTGGAGAGCTTAACTGCTGTGTTCGGCATGGGAACAGGTGGGGCCTCTCCGCC
This genomic interval carries:
- the tsaB gene encoding tRNA (adenosine(37)-N6)-threonylcarbamoyltransferase complex dimerization subunit type 1 TsaB; this translates as MISLLIDTSNRPLSIAINKDGYCLAEINTTVKKTHSATLMVYINELFEMTGYKRGDIDRIIVARGPGSYTGVRIGVTVAKTLAHALSIDLYSVSSLAVIAASTGREGVMAPMFDGRRGNVYTAVYRLDGKSFEEVMDAGYMALDTVLEHLEKYEGGIVLSDAQEKFSGNLDIFTHAIPRISAVEKFESIIRHEDVHQMVPEYLKISEAEKNWMERTQS
- the tsaE gene encoding tRNA (adenosine(37)-N6)-threonylcarbamoyltransferase complex ATPase subunit type 1 TsaE, with amino-acid sequence MEYCIEVTGLSETEKLASTLEKNIGPGTVILLSGDLGAGKTTFTQFLGRALGVKRRMSSPTFNIIKSYDGKCTVHHMDCYRLEESDEDLGFDEYFNEDDISIVEWPIYIEEFLPDEHLSIHIETLGEEKRRFKFSAKGTAYTTILEALENDFPSD